The Balearica regulorum gibbericeps isolate bBalReg1 chromosome 5, bBalReg1.pri, whole genome shotgun sequence genome window below encodes:
- the GPR65 gene encoding G-protein coupled receptor 65: MTTHQTTDNFLLHPGWNWTNDTTGMDKNTTAKCHDDHTLDKYLFPFVYSIVMVISIPTNCISLYASCLQVRKKNELAVYLFSLSLADLLYSLILPLWIDYAWNGDNWRLSALLCQISAFLMYMNFYTSTAFLACISVDRYLALVHPLKLQHFRTKRFSLLVSVIVWLLESILNSAILVKKEVFSDPCNFTNHTLCYDKYPLEKWQAYINLFRICSGYLVPLIVILFCYHKIYQVVRYNQATVDEEKRKVRKLILSITVTFIVCFTPYHIVLLIRSIKEPYTTDPQLLQLIYKVYRITQALTSLNCIADPILYCFVSETARTDILHFLRCCLCLQKREGDQAKKEQCADHLQNIL, from the coding sequence ATGACAACTCATCAGACTACAGACAATTTTTTACTGCATCCAGGCTGGAATTGGACCAATGATACTACTGGGATGGACAAGAATACCACTGCTAAGTGCCATGATGATCACACCCTGGATAAgtatttgtttccatttgtgTACAGCATTGTGATGGTGATCAGTATTCCCACCAACTGCATATCCCTCTATGCATCTTGCCTTCAGGTGAGGAAAAAGAATGAGTTAGCAGTCTACCTCTTCAGCCTATCCCTGGCTGACCTTTTGTACTCTCTGATTCTGCCTCTGTGGATTGATTATGCCTGGAATGGAGATAACTGGAGGCTCTCTGCCTTGCTTTGTCAGATTTCTGCCTTCCTTATGTATATGAACTTCTACACCAGCACTGCGTTCCTTGCTTGCATCTCTGTTGATAGGTATCTGGCATTAGTTCACCCCTTGAAGCTCCAGCACTTCCGCACAAAAAGATTTTCGTTGCTTGTCAGCGTAATTGTTTGGCTTCTGGAAAGCATCTTGAATTCAGCCATATTGGTGAAGAAAGAAGTGTTCAGTGATCCTTGCAATTTCACTAATCATACACTGTGCTATGATAAATACCCCCTGGAAAAGTGGCAGGCATACATAAATTTATTCCGGATATGCTCAGGGTACCTGGTCCCTTTGATagtcattttgttttgctacCATAAAATCTACCAAGTAGTGAGGTATAATCAAGCCACAGtagatgaagaaaagagaaaagtgagGAAACTTATTCTGAGTATCACAGTTACTTTCATTGTCTGCTTCACTCCTTATCACATTGTATTGCTTATTCGCAGCATTAAAGAACCTTACACCACTGACCCACAGCTTTTGCAGTTGATATATAAGGTTTACAGAATCACACAGGCCTTAACAAGTTTGAATTGTATTGCTGATCCCATTCTTTACTGCTTTGTGAGTGAAACTGCACGAACAGACATACTGCATTTCCTCAGGTGTTGCTTGTGTCTACAAAAGCGTGAGGGAGACCAAGCTAAAAAAGAGCAGTGCGCTGATCACCTGCAGAACATCCTGTGA